One region of Endozoicomonas sp. Mp262 genomic DNA includes:
- a CDS encoding IS4 family transposase — protein MEDVSSLAQELKAHLPWHQARIIFLAQFILALIRARSCNLCRVAEEFQSKALEDSSYRRIKRFFSGYTYCYEQLGRLILHWLSLTTYTLCMDRTNWKFGSHHVNYLVVSIAWQGAAIPIAWVCLDKSGGNSNTAERIAIMKRVLALIPADKIDELLADREFVGRDWFKWLDEQGIICRLRIKEDTPVLGSCGKDINAKQLFRNVKLNQTETWFTKRKVSGVCLYIAARRTIKGLLIVVATKKPETMIEDYYKRWSIETLFGCLKSRGFDLESTHMTELDRMDKLMGVLALAFAWCLIAGHWKYGEAEGLPLNKHWRPAKSLFRLGLDMLRRVLKNGCSKSDQIDFQILLKVLSRT, from the coding sequence ATGGAAGACGTCAGCTCATTAGCCCAAGAGCTTAAAGCTCATCTCCCCTGGCATCAAGCCCGGATTATATTTCTTGCCCAGTTCATACTTGCTCTCATAAGGGCACGCTCCTGCAACCTTTGCCGTGTGGCAGAAGAGTTCCAGAGCAAAGCGCTGGAAGACTCCAGCTATCGGCGCATAAAACGATTTTTTTCAGGCTACACATATTGCTATGAGCAGCTCGGACGGTTGATTTTACATTGGCTGAGTCTCACCACCTACACACTCTGCATGGATAGAACTAACTGGAAATTTGGCTCTCATCACGTCAACTATCTGGTGGTTTCAATTGCCTGGCAGGGTGCTGCCATTCCTATCGCCTGGGTATGTCTGGATAAGTCAGGCGGCAACTCTAATACCGCCGAGCGCATAGCCATCATGAAGAGAGTGCTGGCGTTGATCCCGGCAGACAAGATTGATGAACTGCTCGCCGACCGGGAGTTTGTTGGCCGTGATTGGTTTAAGTGGCTGGATGAGCAAGGCATTATCTGTCGGCTTCGAATAAAGGAAGACACTCCTGTTCTTGGTAGCTGTGGTAAAGACATTAATGCCAAACAACTATTCAGGAATGTAAAACTCAATCAGACAGAAACTTGGTTCACCAAGCGTAAAGTATCTGGTGTCTGTTTATATATCGCTGCCAGACGCACGATAAAAGGTCTTTTGATTGTAGTGGCAACGAAGAAACCTGAAACTATGATCGAAGACTATTATAAGCGCTGGTCTATTGAGACTCTGTTTGGCTGCCTTAAAAGCAGGGGATTTGACCTTGAATCGACTCATATGACTGAGCTTGACCGTATGGATAAGCTGATGGGGGTTCTTGCACTGGCATTTGCCTGGTGTCTGATAGCAGGGCATTGGAAATACGGGGAAGCGGAAGGGCTGCCTCTCAATAAGCACTGGCGACCAGCCAAAAGCCTGTTCCGACTGGGGTTGGATATGCTCCGAAGAGTTTTGAAGAATGGATGTTCAAAAAGTGATCAGATTGATTTTCAGATTTTACTTAAAGTTTTGTCCCGTACATAG
- a CDS encoding undecaprenyl-diphosphate phosphatase — protein MDFIQIVALSLIQGLTEFLPVSSSAHLILPAQLFDWPDQGLAFDVAVHLGTLTAVIIYFRKDLTLLIRDWVLSLAGKGVTQHSRMAWYVGLATIPAVIFGLLLKKTGLDEAMRSVSVITATTLIFGALLGVADHFGKRVWPVEKMTLGRAMVIGCSQMLSLVPGTSRSGITMTAALMMGFNREAAARFSFLLSIPVIMGAGLLLTLDLVKSPVPVDWGILASGALLSGISAMLCIHLFLGVINRMGLMPFVVYRLALGLVLLFMV, from the coding sequence ATGGATTTTATTCAAATTGTTGCTCTGTCTTTGATTCAGGGCTTAACCGAGTTTTTGCCGGTTTCCAGTTCAGCCCACCTGATTCTCCCTGCCCAGCTATTTGACTGGCCGGATCAGGGGCTGGCGTTTGATGTCGCCGTCCATTTAGGGACGCTCACTGCCGTCATTATTTATTTCCGTAAAGACCTTACCCTGCTGATTCGTGACTGGGTGTTATCACTGGCGGGTAAAGGTGTTACCCAGCATAGCCGGATGGCCTGGTATGTGGGGCTCGCCACCATCCCAGCCGTTATCTTCGGGCTGTTGCTTAAAAAAACAGGGCTGGATGAAGCCATGCGCTCTGTGTCTGTGATTACGGCGACCACCCTGATTTTTGGTGCATTACTGGGTGTCGCTGATCATTTTGGTAAACGTGTGTGGCCGGTAGAAAAAATGACGTTGGGGCGGGCGATGGTGATTGGTTGCTCGCAAATGCTATCCCTGGTTCCCGGTACTTCCCGTTCTGGTATTACCATGACAGCCGCATTGATGATGGGCTTTAACCGTGAGGCGGCAGCACGGTTTTCATTTTTGTTATCCATTCCTGTGATTATGGGGGCAGGCCTGCTGCTGACGCTGGATCTGGTGAAATCCCCCGTGCCGGTAGACTGGGGCATTTTGGCCAGTGGCGCATTGCTGTCGGGAATCAGCGCCATGCTCTGTATTCATCTGTTCCTGGGTGTCATTAATCGCATGGGGCTGATGCCGTTTGTTGTATACCGGCTGGCACTCGGATTAGTGCTGCTGTTTATGGTGTAA
- the galU gene encoding UTP--glucose-1-phosphate uridylyltransferase GalU, whose protein sequence is MIKKCLFPAAGYGTRFLPATKSMPKEMMPVVNKPLIEYGVEEARDAGMNEICLVTGRGKRALEDHFDTNFELEHQISGSGKEALLTDIRALINDCTFSHTRQTEMKGLGHAVLTGQTLVGDQPFAVVLADDLCVNPDGPGVLSQMAALYRQFRCSIVAVQEVPEDEVHKYGVIAGTEIRDDILRVTDMVEKPAKEEAPSNLAIIGRYILTPDIFDLIADTEPGKGGEIQITDALMKQAKEGCVLAYKFKGKRFDCGSVEGFIEATNYCYDNLYCR, encoded by the coding sequence ATGATTAAGAAATGTTTATTTCCGGCAGCGGGTTATGGCACCCGCTTTTTGCCTGCCACCAAATCCATGCCCAAAGAAATGATGCCGGTGGTGAACAAGCCGCTGATTGAGTATGGCGTAGAAGAAGCCCGTGATGCGGGTATGAATGAAATCTGTTTGGTCACCGGTCGTGGCAAACGTGCGCTGGAAGACCATTTTGATACTAATTTTGAGTTGGAACATCAGATTAGCGGCAGTGGTAAAGAGGCGTTGCTGACTGATATTCGTGCCCTGATTAATGACTGTACCTTCTCCCATACCCGTCAGACTGAGATGAAGGGGCTGGGTCATGCGGTACTGACTGGCCAAACACTGGTAGGAGATCAACCGTTTGCGGTGGTACTGGCTGATGACTTGTGTGTCAATCCTGATGGCCCAGGCGTGTTAAGCCAGATGGCCGCACTCTATCGTCAGTTCCGCTGCTCGATTGTAGCGGTGCAGGAAGTGCCAGAAGATGAAGTGCATAAATATGGTGTTATAGCAGGAACGGAAATCCGTGATGATATCCTGCGGGTGACGGATATGGTGGAGAAGCCCGCCAAGGAAGAAGCACCCAGTAATCTGGCGATTATTGGTCGCTACATTCTAACCCCGGATATTTTTGACCTGATTGCCGATACTGAGCCAGGCAAAGGTGGTGAAATTCAGATTACCGATGCCCTGATGAAACAGGCTAAAGAGGGCTGTGTTCTGGCCTATAAATTCAAAGGCAAGCGGTTTGACTGTGGCAGTGTTGAGGGCTTTATCGAAGCCACTAACTATTGCTATGACAATCTGTATTGTCGGTAA
- the galE gene encoding UDP-glucose 4-epimerase GalE has translation MKILVTGGAGYIGSHTCVELLDAGHEIVILDNLCNSSPTAIQRVESITGKTIAFVEGDIRDQYLLKKLFSAHQFDAVMHFAGLKAVGESCEMPLKYYENNISGTITLCQVMAEFNVKRMIFSSSATVYGDPHALPIKEDFPLSTTNPYGHSKLVIEEVLRALYKSDNAWNIALLRYFNPVGAHPSGMIGEDPNDIPNNLMPYISQVAIGKLARLQVFGDDYPTKDGTGVRDYIHVVDLARGHVKALEKLADDNRDCHVWNLGVGRGFSVLEMVKAFEEASGREVPYVIADRRSGDIAACYAHPEKAERELGWKAEHTLDDIMADSWRWQSDNPDGYGK, from the coding sequence ATGAAAATACTTGTTACTGGCGGTGCGGGCTATATTGGTTCCCATACCTGTGTGGAACTTTTAGATGCAGGCCATGAAATTGTTATTCTAGATAATCTTTGCAATAGCTCACCCACTGCTATTCAAAGAGTTGAGTCTATTACAGGTAAGACTATTGCTTTTGTTGAAGGCGATATCAGAGATCAATACCTGCTTAAAAAATTATTCAGTGCTCATCAGTTTGATGCGGTCATGCATTTTGCAGGTTTGAAGGCCGTGGGTGAGTCATGTGAAATGCCTTTGAAATATTATGAGAATAATATCAGTGGCACCATTACCTTGTGCCAGGTGATGGCTGAATTTAATGTTAAACGGATGATCTTTAGTTCTTCCGCTACGGTTTATGGTGACCCACACGCATTGCCAATCAAGGAAGACTTTCCCCTGTCTACGACTAACCCCTATGGTCACTCGAAGCTGGTGATTGAGGAGGTGTTAAGAGCGCTGTATAAGTCTGATAATGCCTGGAATATTGCTCTGTTGCGGTACTTTAACCCAGTTGGTGCTCACCCATCGGGCATGATTGGTGAAGATCCTAATGATATCCCTAATAACCTGATGCCTTACATTTCCCAGGTAGCCATTGGTAAACTGGCGCGTTTGCAGGTGTTTGGTGATGACTACCCCACCAAAGATGGTACAGGTGTTCGTGATTATATCCATGTCGTTGATTTGGCCCGTGGCCATGTAAAAGCTCTGGAAAAGCTGGCTGATGATAACCGTGATTGCCATGTCTGGAATCTGGGGGTAGGCAGGGGGTTTAGTGTACTGGAGATGGTAAAAGCCTTTGAGGAAGCCTCTGGCCGGGAGGTGCCTTATGTGATTGCTGATCGCCGCTCTGGTGATATTGCTGCTTGCTATGCCCACCCGGAAAAAGCAGAAAGGGAATTGGGCTGGAAAGCAGAGCATACGCTAGATGATATTATGGCGGACTCCTGGCGCTGGCAGTCTGATAATCCTGATGGGTATGGAAAATAG
- a CDS encoding phosphomannomutase CpsG (capsular polysaccharide biosynthesis protein; catalyzes the formation of D-mannose 6-phosphate from alpha-D-mannose 1-phosphate): MSKLPCFKAYDIRGRMPDELNEDIAWRIGRATAEYLKPKTIVVGGDIRLSSPALKAALSDGLRSGGADVIDIGLCGTEEIYFATSHLKADGGVMVTASHNPKDYNGMKLVREESKPISGDTGLREIQRLAEEVFNHRVHEEHKGSYREISNLAPYVDHVLGYIKPAELKPLKLVVNAGNGAAGHVIDAIEKRFAAASVPVEFVKIHHEPDGNFPHGIPNPLLHDCRQATIDAVLEHKADMGIAWDGDFDRCFLFDEKGQFIEGYYIVGLLGEAFLAHYPGAKIIHDPRLTWNTIDQVKTAGGVPVLCKTGHAFIKERMRQEDAVYGGEMSAHHYFRDFAYCDSGMIPWLLVSELMSHKGKALSELVAERIALFPSSGEINSKLEDPKAAIERVLATYQRDAVEVDRTDGISVDMGRWRFNLRLSNTEPVIRLNVESRGDEALMKAKAEELLGLIRA, encoded by the coding sequence ATGAGTAAGTTACCCTGTTTTAAAGCCTACGATATTCGTGGCCGTATGCCTGATGAGCTGAATGAAGATATTGCCTGGCGGATTGGCCGGGCGACGGCGGAGTATTTGAAGCCGAAGACCATTGTTGTGGGAGGGGATATCCGTCTTTCCTCACCTGCGCTTAAAGCTGCCCTGAGTGATGGGCTTCGCTCAGGTGGGGCTGATGTTATTGATATTGGCCTGTGTGGGACGGAGGAGATTTATTTTGCTACTTCCCATTTGAAAGCCGATGGCGGAGTTATGGTGACGGCCAGTCATAATCCTAAAGATTACAATGGAATGAAGCTGGTTCGGGAAGAGAGCAAGCCTATTTCTGGTGATACCGGGCTGCGTGAAATTCAGCGTTTGGCTGAAGAAGTGTTTAACCACAGAGTCCACGAAGAGCACAAAGGTTCTTATAGGGAGATTAGTAATCTGGCTCCTTATGTTGATCATGTTTTGGGGTATATCAAACCTGCTGAGCTGAAGCCATTGAAGTTGGTTGTGAATGCGGGGAATGGGGCTGCGGGGCATGTTATTGATGCTATTGAGAAGCGGTTTGCGGCGGCTTCCGTTCCCGTTGAGTTTGTGAAGATTCATCATGAACCGGATGGTAATTTCCCCCATGGTATTCCTAATCCATTGCTGCATGACTGTCGTCAGGCCACTATTGATGCTGTGCTGGAACATAAAGCGGATATGGGTATTGCCTGGGATGGGGATTTTGACCGTTGCTTCCTGTTTGATGAGAAAGGCCAGTTTATTGAAGGCTATTATATTGTTGGTCTGTTGGGTGAAGCGTTTTTGGCGCATTATCCCGGTGCCAAGATTATTCATGACCCACGCCTGACCTGGAACACCATTGATCAGGTAAAAACTGCCGGTGGTGTGCCAGTGCTGTGCAAAACCGGTCATGCCTTTATTAAAGAAAGAATGCGTCAGGAAGATGCAGTGTATGGTGGTGAAATGAGTGCCCACCATTATTTCCGTGATTTCGCTTACTGTGATTCTGGCATGATTCCATGGCTATTGGTTTCTGAACTGATGTCACACAAAGGTAAAGCGCTGTCTGAACTGGTTGCTGAACGTATAGCCCTTTTCCCTTCATCTGGTGAGATCAACAGCAAATTGGAAGACCCCAAAGCTGCGATTGAGCGTGTTCTTGCCACTTACCAGAGAGATGCGGTAGAAGTGGACCGTACCGATGGCATATCCGTAGATATGGGACGGTGGCGCTTTAATTTGCGTCTGTCCAACACCGAGCCAGTGATTCGCTTGAACGTTGAGAGTCGTGGTGATGAAGCCTTGATGAAAGCTAAAGCTGAAGAACTGTTAGGCTTGATTCGAGCCTGA
- a CDS encoding GxxExxY protein: MKVRSNQISEQIIGCAIEVHRVLGPGLLESVYEEALFFELQQAGLNVEKQLPVSVHYKNNKLKTDLKLDLLVENLVIVELKAVEKLNRIHDAQLLTYLKMKKLWLGLLINFNTPVLKQGIKRLVN, encoded by the coding sequence ATGAAAGTCAGGTCTAATCAAATATCTGAGCAAATCATAGGCTGTGCCATTGAAGTACATCGGGTACTTGGCCCAGGGCTGTTGGAGTCAGTCTATGAGGAAGCTTTATTTTTCGAGCTACAACAGGCAGGTCTGAATGTGGAAAAACAGCTACCTGTTTCAGTCCATTATAAAAATAATAAGCTAAAAACTGACTTGAAGCTTGATTTACTGGTTGAGAATCTTGTTATTGTAGAACTGAAAGCGGTTGAGAAACTCAACCGTATCCACGATGCTCAACTACTCACCTACCTGAAAATGAAAAAACTCTGGTTAGGACTGCTGATTAACTTCAACACCCCAGTTCTCAAACAAGGCATCAAACGGCTGGTCAACTGA
- a CDS encoding mannose-1-phosphate guanylyltransferase/mannose-6-phosphate isomerase, giving the protein MNIIPVIMSGGSGSRLWPQSRSLYPKQFLPLVNDQTMLQNTITRLDGLENISPPLLIANEDHRFLAAEQFRQLGREAGGIILEPVGRNTAPAVALAALKALNHKGPVNVPDNTGTSAIPDGRTKAQSFSFDDDPVLLVLAADHVIQDEGAFHRVVEAALPAARDGKLVTFGIVPTHPETGYGYIKALNHEAHEEHKGIFGVSEFVEKPDLETAEGYLASGDYYWNSGMFMFKASRYLEELKQFRPDILVACEKAMAVQNADLDFVRLDEDAFKVCPDESIDYAVMENTSDAVVIPLDAGWSDVGSWSSLSDISDKDTLGNAVQGDVMLHDTRNTYVRSEKKLIAAVGVDDLVITESDDAVLVSRKDRVQDVKKIVERLKAENRTEAKLHRKVYRPWGAYDSIDCGDRFQVKRITVKPGAKLSLQKHYHRAEHWIVVKGTALVTNGDEEILLTENQSTYIPIGAVHRLENPGKFDLELIEVQSGGYLGEDDIVRLEDTYGRV; this is encoded by the coding sequence ATGAATATAATACCTGTTATTATGTCTGGTGGTTCAGGCAGTCGCCTGTGGCCTCAGTCCCGCTCTCTCTATCCCAAACAGTTTCTGCCTCTGGTGAATGACCAGACCATGTTGCAGAACACCATTACCCGCCTGGATGGACTGGAAAATATCAGCCCGCCTTTATTGATAGCCAATGAAGACCACCGTTTTCTGGCGGCTGAGCAGTTCCGACAGTTGGGGCGTGAAGCCGGTGGAATTATCCTGGAGCCGGTTGGTCGTAATACGGCTCCTGCGGTTGCTTTGGCTGCTTTAAAAGCTTTGAACCACAAAGGGCCGGTGAATGTTCCCGACAACACCGGCACTTCCGCCATCCCTGACGGTCGCACAAAGGCACAAAGCTTTTCGTTTGATGATGATCCTGTGTTATTGGTGCTGGCGGCGGATCATGTGATTCAGGATGAGGGGGCGTTTCATCGGGTGGTTGAGGCGGCTTTGCCTGCTGCACGTGATGGGAAGCTGGTGACTTTTGGTATCGTGCCGACGCACCCTGAAACGGGTTATGGGTACATAAAAGCGTTGAACCACGAAGCTCACGAAGAGCACAAAGGTATTTTTGGTGTTAGTGAATTTGTGGAAAAGCCGGATCTGGAGACGGCTGAGGGGTATTTGGCGTCTGGGGATTATTACTGGAATTCCGGGATGTTTATGTTTAAGGCGTCCCGTTATCTGGAAGAACTGAAGCAATTCAGGCCGGATATTCTGGTGGCTTGTGAAAAGGCTATGGCGGTGCAGAATGCTGATCTGGATTTTGTTCGTCTGGATGAAGATGCGTTTAAGGTCTGCCCGGATGAATCCATTGATTATGCAGTGATGGAAAACACTTCAGATGCGGTTGTTATTCCTCTGGATGCGGGCTGGTCTGATGTGGGTTCCTGGTCATCATTGTCCGATATTTCTGATAAGGATACGCTGGGCAATGCGGTTCAGGGCGATGTGATGCTTCATGATACCCGTAATACCTATGTGCGCAGTGAGAAGAAGTTAATTGCTGCGGTGGGTGTGGATGATCTGGTTATTACCGAAAGCGATGATGCTGTGCTGGTATCCAGAAAAGACCGGGTGCAGGATGTTAAAAAGATTGTTGAACGCCTGAAGGCCGAAAACCGGACTGAGGCAAAGCTGCATCGCAAGGTTTACCGCCCCTGGGGAGCCTACGATTCTATTGATTGTGGCGACCGTTTTCAGGTGAAGCGCATTACAGTGAAGCCAGGTGCCAAGCTGTCCCTGCAGAAGCACTACCATCGTGCCGAGCATTGGATTGTGGTGAAGGGTACGGCACTGGTGACCAATGGGGATGAAGAGATTCTGCTGACTGAGAATCAGTCTACTTATATTCCTATTGGTGCTGTACACCGGCTGGAGAACCCGGGCAAGTTCGACCTTGAGCTGATCGAGGTGCAGAGCGGGGGGTATCTGGGCGAGGATGACATCGTCCGCCTTGAGGATACTTACGGGCGTGTTTGA
- a CDS encoding GDP-mannose mannosyl hydrolase → MLELETFKTVVASTPLVSIDLIVRNSQGQVLLGLRNNRPAQGFWFVPGGRICKDETIASAFSRLTEGELGVKVALDQALFLGPYQHFYSDNFSGEDFSTHYVVLGYELALDIDLSSLPADQHQDYRWFTVEELLASDQVHQHTKDYFLS, encoded by the coding sequence ATGCTGGAATTAGAGACGTTTAAAACCGTGGTGGCCTCGACGCCGCTGGTTTCGATTGACCTGATTGTTCGGAACAGTCAGGGGCAAGTGCTGCTGGGGCTCAGGAATAACCGGCCTGCCCAGGGTTTCTGGTTTGTGCCGGGTGGGCGTATCTGTAAGGATGAAACCATAGCTTCTGCATTCAGCCGCCTGACCGAAGGTGAACTGGGTGTAAAAGTGGCACTGGATCAGGCACTTTTTTTAGGGCCTTATCAGCATTTTTACAGTGACAATTTTTCCGGTGAAGATTTCAGTACCCATTATGTTGTTTTGGGTTATGAACTGGCACTGGATATTGACCTCTCCTCCCTGCCTGCTGACCAGCATCAGGATTACCGTTGGTTTACTGTAGAAGAGTTACTGGCTTCCGATCAGGTTCACCAACATACCAAAGACTATTTTCTTTCTTAA
- a CDS encoding GDP-L-fucose synthase, with protein sequence MKRVFVAGHRGMVGSAIVRQLEQQGGYEIVSRERDQLDLTDQVAVRAFFQAEKIDQVYLAAAKVGGIHANNTYPAEFIYENLLMECNIVHQAYAAGVKQLLFLGSSCIYPKLAQQPMVESELLKGHLEPTNEPYAIAKIAGIKLCESYNRQYEVDYRSVMPTNLYGENDNFHPENSHVIPAMMRRFHEAKQRSDKEVVVWGTGTPMREFLYVDDMAAACVHVMNLDKGTYCEHTDPMMSHINVGTGVDCTIRELAETMKQVVGFQGDIVFDSTKPDGTPRKLMDVSRLENLGWKASVTLADGLSVTYDWFLQNASELRSV encoded by the coding sequence ATGAAGAGAGTTTTTGTTGCTGGGCATCGTGGGATGGTGGGTTCTGCGATTGTGCGTCAGTTGGAGCAGCAGGGTGGCTATGAGATTGTCAGCCGTGAGCGGGATCAGCTGGATCTGACTGATCAGGTGGCTGTTCGTGCGTTTTTTCAGGCTGAAAAAATTGACCAGGTGTATTTAGCGGCGGCTAAAGTGGGTGGTATTCATGCCAATAATACTTACCCTGCCGAGTTTATTTATGAAAACCTGCTGATGGAGTGCAATATTGTCCATCAGGCTTATGCTGCCGGTGTTAAGCAGCTGCTGTTTTTGGGTTCAAGCTGTATTTATCCAAAGCTGGCACAACAGCCGATGGTTGAAAGTGAGTTGCTGAAAGGTCATCTGGAACCCACCAATGAGCCTTACGCTATTGCTAAAATTGCCGGTATCAAGCTGTGCGAATCATATAATCGACAGTATGAAGTAGACTACCGTTCTGTAATGCCTACCAACCTGTATGGTGAAAATGATAATTTCCACCCTGAAAACAGCCATGTCATCCCTGCGATGATGCGCCGCTTTCATGAAGCGAAGCAGCGTAGTGATAAAGAAGTTGTTGTCTGGGGTACAGGGACTCCTATGCGTGAGTTCCTGTATGTGGATGATATGGCGGCTGCCTGTGTCCATGTAATGAACCTGGACAAAGGAACTTATTGCGAACATACAGACCCCATGATGTCTCATATCAATGTGGGCACAGGTGTGGACTGCACAATTCGTGAGCTGGCAGAAACCATGAAGCAGGTTGTCGGTTTTCAGGGTGATATTGTCTTTGACAGCACTAAACCCGACGGCACACCTCGCAAGCTGATGGATGTTTCACGCCTCGAAAACCTTGGCTGGAAGGCTTCCGTCACTCTGGCTGATGGGCTCAGCGTTACCTACGACTGGTTCCTGCAAAACGCTTCTGAACTGCGGTCGGTGTGA
- the gmd gene encoding GDP-mannose 4,6-dehydratase — protein MEKKVALITGVTGQDGSYLAEFLLKKGYEVHGIKRRASSFNTERVDHIYEDPHMEDQNFKLHYGDLSDSSNLTRIIQEVQPDEVYNLAAQSHVAVSFESPEYTADVDALGTLRLLEAIRFLGLEKKTRFYQASTSELYGLVQEIPQKETTPFYPRSPYAVAKMYAYWITVNYRESYGMYACNGILFNHESPRRGETFVTRKITRGMSNIAQGLDQCLYLGNMDALRDWGHARDYVEMQWLMLQQDNPEDFVIATGVQYSVRQFVDFTAKALGIAIQWEGEGVNECGYVAEIHGDNAPALKVGQKIVAVDPRYFRPAEVETLLGDPSNAKTKLGWEPTTTLEEMVAEMVENDLAKAKQHALLKEHGYDVKVTRE, from the coding sequence ATGGAAAAAAAAGTAGCATTAATCACCGGCGTCACTGGCCAGGATGGCTCTTATCTGGCTGAGTTTTTGTTGAAGAAAGGCTATGAAGTACACGGAATTAAACGCCGTGCTTCTTCCTTTAATACAGAGCGTGTGGATCATATTTATGAAGATCCTCATATGGAAGATCAGAACTTTAAGCTGCACTACGGGGATTTGAGTGATAGCTCTAACCTGACCCGTATTATTCAGGAAGTTCAGCCTGATGAAGTGTATAACCTGGCGGCACAGTCCCATGTGGCGGTTTCTTTTGAATCCCCTGAATACACTGCTGATGTAGATGCCCTGGGTACTCTGAGACTGCTGGAAGCCATTCGCTTCCTGGGACTGGAGAAAAAGACACGGTTTTATCAGGCGTCTACCTCGGAGCTGTACGGTCTGGTTCAGGAGATCCCACAGAAGGAAACCACACCGTTCTACCCTCGCTCCCCTTATGCTGTTGCTAAAATGTATGCCTACTGGATCACCGTTAACTACCGTGAATCCTATGGTATGTACGCCTGTAACGGTATTTTGTTTAACCATGAATCCCCTCGCCGTGGTGAAACCTTTGTAACCCGTAAGATTACCCGTGGTATGAGCAATATTGCCCAGGGTCTGGATCAGTGCCTGTACCTGGGTAATATGGATGCCCTGCGTGACTGGGGCCATGCCCGTGATTATGTTGAGATGCAGTGGCTGATGCTTCAGCAGGACAACCCGGAAGACTTTGTTATTGCTACCGGTGTTCAGTACTCTGTTCGTCAATTTGTTGATTTCACTGCAAAAGCACTGGGCATTGCTATCCAGTGGGAAGGTGAAGGGGTTAACGAATGCGGTTATGTTGCTGAAATTCATGGCGACAACGCACCTGCACTGAAAGTTGGCCAGAAAATTGTTGCCGTTGACCCTCGCTATTTCCGCCCTGCTGAAGTGGAAACCCTGCTGGGTGATCCATCCAATGCTAAAACCAAGCTGGGCTGGGAGCCGACCACGACTCTGGAAGAGATGGTGGCAGAGATGGTTGAGAACGATCTGGCGAAGGCCAAGCAGCATGCTTTGCTGAAAGAGCATGGCTATGACGTGAAAGTTACCCGCGAATAA
- a CDS encoding alpha-1,2-fucosyltransferase: MKKKTKNVFLCGGFGNNLFQIALGYYFEKKGYNVIYNTFFIEKGLIVKLLGWKIHDSSYTKKFLSQRKSAVKKNIGFCDFLFLVFAFAKKRISGNNFMVFKDCLYSENKKRYFGYWQKGDHLSHAVLDDLSKSIKIIFKKQCGLQGEKKFPDSVIHLRRGDFNKNRVLDISYYKRAIGVVGDCKYLLISGENIYGCFVSKELGVEIIENKESSFENDFCCMLNAKVLICSNSTFCFWAAQLGHAEIIIYPDKLEEGKEWFFDFSKNNVHCVKSSFLSEKHSELGVNN, from the coding sequence ATGAAAAAAAAGACTAAAAATGTATTTCTTTGTGGTGGTTTTGGTAATAACTTATTCCAAATTGCTTTAGGGTACTATTTTGAAAAGAAAGGTTATAATGTTATTTATAACACTTTTTTTATTGAAAAAGGCTTAATTGTTAAGCTTTTGGGTTGGAAGATACATGACAGCAGTTATACAAAAAAGTTTTTATCACAAAGAAAATCGGCCGTCAAAAAAAATATTGGTTTTTGTGATTTCCTTTTTTTAGTGTTTGCTTTTGCAAAAAAGAGAATAAGCGGTAATAATTTTATGGTTTTTAAGGATTGTTTGTATTCTGAAAATAAAAAAAGATATTTTGGTTACTGGCAAAAAGGTGATCATCTGTCGCATGCAGTCCTTGATGACTTATCAAAGAGTATAAAAATAATATTTAAGAAACAATGTGGGCTGCAAGGTGAAAAAAAATTCCCTGACAGCGTAATACACTTAAGAAGAGGTGATTTTAATAAGAATAGAGTTTTAGATATTAGTTATTATAAAAGAGCCATAGGGGTTGTTGGTGATTGTAAATATCTACTTATTTCTGGTGAAAATATATACGGTTGTTTTGTTTCAAAAGAACTTGGCGTAGAAATCATTGAAAACAAAGAGTCAAGTTTTGAAAATGACTTTTGTTGCATGTTAAATGCGAAAGTTTTGATTTGTTCTAACTCGACATTTTGTTTTTGGGCTGCCCAGCTTGGCCATGCAGAAATTATAATTTATCCTGATAAATTAGAGGAAGGGAAAGAATGGTTTTTTGATTTCTCAAAAAATAATGTGCATTGCGTAAAGTCTAGTTTTTTATCTGAAAAGCATAGTGAACTTGGGGTAAATAATTAG